The proteins below come from a single Mycosarcoma maydis chromosome 19, whole genome shotgun sequence genomic window:
- a CDS encoding putative protein phosphatase 2A regulatory subunit CDC55, which yields MEKEGDPSGGWRFAQCFGDKGEVEEITEADIISTVEFDHTGDYLATGDKGGRVVLFERNDSKKGCEYKFHTEFQSHEPEFDYLKSLEIEEKINKIKWCRRQNAAHFLLSTNDKTIKLWKVFEKTLKLVAENNHNDMGYGQTRDPDVHPSLLPVPTPVPGSGAGLRLPRLTPVDTIIAAVPRKIYANAHAYHINSISVNSDGETYISADDLRINLWNLNISDQSFNIVDIKPVNMEELTEVITAAEFHPIHCNQFVYSSSKGTIKLADMRDSALCDAHAKQFEEEEDPSTKSFFSEIISSISDVKFSRDGRYILSRDYLTLKIWDVNMENKPVKTIPIHDHLRSKLCDLYENDCIFDKFEALWGPDGKKVLTGSYNNYFHIFDKDDSSDVVLQADKSAFKAKRMAGAGKKGNKGGNSTLGAPGQINLDNPDFNKKILHASYHPRENTIAIAATNNLFIFSANNPAGIPMA from the exons ATGGAGAAAGAAGGAGATCCTTCTGGAGGGTGGCGTTTTGCCCAATGTTTCGGTGACAAGGGTGAAGTCGAGGAAATCACTGAGG CCGACATCATCTCAACGGTTGAATTCGATCATACCGGCGACTACCTCGCTACAGGTGACAAAGGTGGTCGTGTTgtcctcttcgagcgcAATGACTCT AAGAAGGGCTGCGAGTACAAGTTTCATACCGAGTTCCAGTCGCACGAGCCCGAGTTCGACTACCTAAAGTCACTCGAAATCGAGGAAaagatcaacaagatcaagtgGTGCAGAAGACAGAATGCAGCTCACTTCCTGCTCAGTACAAACG acaagacgatcaagctcTGGAAAGTGTTTGAAAAGACACTCAAGCTGGTAGCCGAAAACAACCACAACGACATGGGCTACGGACAGACACGTGATCCAGACGTGCACCCATCCTTGCTCCCAGTGCCGACACCTGTGCCTGGAAGTGGTGCTGGACTCCGTCTGCCGCGCCTCACACCGGTCGACACCATTATCGCCGCCGTACCACGTAAGATCTATGCAAACGCGCATGCCTATCACATTaactcgatctcggtcaaCTCGGATGGCGAGACGTACATCAGCGCAGACGACCTTCGTATCAACCTCTGGAACCTCAACATCAGCGACCAGAGCTTCAACATCGTCGACATCAAGCCCGTCAATATGGAAGAGCTCACTGAAGTCATCACCGCTGCCGAGTTCCATCCGATTCATTGTAACCAGTTTGTTTACTCAAGCTCAAAGGGTACGATCAAGCTGGCTGATATGCGAGACTCTGCGCTGTGCGATGCACACGCCAAGCAGTtcgaggaggaagaagatcCTTCCACCAAATCCTTCTTCAGCGAgatcatcagcagcatATCCGACGTCAAGTTCTCGCGAGATGGTCGATACATTCTATCGCGAGACTATCTCACACTGAAGATCTGGGACGTCAACATGGAGAACAAGCCAGTCAAGACGATCCCGATTCACGACCACCTTCGCTCCAAGCTTTGCGACCTTTACGAGAACGACTGCATCTTTGATAAATTCGAAGCGCTCTGGGGTCCCGATGGCAAGAAAGTGCTGACGGGAAGCTACAACAACTACTTTCACATTttcgacaaggacgacagTTCGGATGTGGTGCTTCAGGCGGATAAGTCGGCATTCAAGGCCAAGAGGATGGCAGGCGCAGGCAAGAAGGGCAACAAGGGCGGCAATAGCACATTGGGCGCTCCGGGGCAGATCAACTTGGACAATCCAGATTTCAACAAGAAGATCCTTCACGCCAGCTACCATCCAAGAGAGAacaccatcgccatcgcagcGACCAACAATCTGTTTATCTTCTCGGCGAACAACCCGGCAGGCATTCCGATGGCGTGA
- a CDS encoding guanine nucleotide exchange factor VPS9 (related to VPS9 (involved in vacuole trafficking)) produces MASSSEDPVMPILDKATDNLTGSTVSNIKAAHENDKTAEATSANDTVADQWKEEQKAPETSRALDVDVSDDVADDVGKLSLGTKASHDGEAAIATTDAIMEPTSLAGNELDQCTSTLDEELPSTTASDTNLSDVRVPVDAAETAPQTTPCSTSDALTSADQGERKDDNTHIPSASQTVEECVDSLDQPAEAALESKAQPTILEATSQAEGNISPPTVPSKDAPQPPTKLPASKSAHSVDQTDTPSTPVTQKAVRPSREALADADSVAAVAHAFGRDSPALQSSTDTAERISTPVDGSNVGSSKAQAGSNVVQNPNEADKDVPAKDAQDRSDLSRAAVSAPESETDAEDKAGNAGNAGNAGNAGNAGNGTPRGGIRIGKGPPPATQASEELPFDFNRFLEQMKHRSAQPVGEYVRSFIKGFAKKSYRTQDQIKLIFDFLNFIADRMRECDVWKNLGETEFENAKEAMEKLVMNRLYPYTFTPAVQKEGRWAVQTDDLERDRVLKQRISLFGWLSEEHLDVPVGDHSRGFVEFSIQELLKINHYKAPRDKLICILNCCKVIFGMIRHLSSQENADTFIPVLIFVVIKANPDHLISNVEYISRFRNPDRLSSESGYYLSSLMGAIAFIETMDYTSLSNITQEEFEKRVEEAVSSLPEAEAEVEPEFATGAGAGTGASGVGLLAPPTTPPPRGGPSLFEPAEHRRSVSATSVSAPSGAGEEAAKALPFTPMAASLADDTRAFFMRTGEAARTGLSRPMGALGRLINEGIEGIRTPSSNDSGASSERPNSPMQLAGGSGVASGGMAASTSRSKLFGGLFGSLDTSGGGAQTRYAGYPGQQEGRRSRMMMDDEPQTPSTGELLQDGFHPYPGAQNAPPRLVRPLMAQRNHSMDDTMFDDESAGRRNLMATSAAGGRGQREADYHYYDEDEEEEEDEADGSRSMRNTAAAEEQTRRRMQMQRDFGRGFNAGGGATPATPTRRGGEAGQGQGGLQAGRREVNALEKAQTEEAIQRSLVDQERLLDAVQADQAAQNSASVETLRSIFPSMDVGVIQMVLQGCEGNVETAIDRLLEMQ; encoded by the coding sequence ATGGCGTCGTCAAGTGAAGATCCTGTTATGCCCATATTGGACAAGGCAACCGACAACCTGACCGGATCGACCGTGTCCAATATCAAGGCGGCCCACGAAAATGACAAGACAGCCGAGGCAACTTCTGCGAACGACACGGTCGCGGACCAATGGAAAGAGGAGCAGAAAGCACCAGAAACATCCAGAGCgcttgatgttgatgtcTCTGACGATGTCGCCGATGACGTGGGCAAGCTAAGTTTGGGTACCAAAGCATCACATGACGGAGAAGCTGCCATTGCCACCACCGACGCAATCATGGAGCCCACCAGCCTGGCGGGCAACGAGCTTGACCAATGCACGAGCACGCTCGATGAAGAGCTTCCCAGTACTACAGCAAGTGATACTAACCTAAGCGATGTGCGAGTGcctgtcgatgctgccgagacAGCCCCACAGACCACGCCCTGCTCGACATCCGACGCTCTGACTTCCGCCGATCAGGGCGAACGGAAGGATGATAACACCCACATACCGTCAGCTTCACAGACTGTGGAGGAGTGtgtcgactcgctcgaccaGCCAGCGGAAGCTGCGTTGGAATCCAAGGCTCAACCGACGATACTCGAAGCCACCTCGCAAGCTGAGGGAAACATCTCGCCACCAACCGTACCAAGCAAAGACGCTCCGCAACCTCCGACAAAACTACCAGCCAGCAAGAGCGCGCACAGCGTAGACCAGACAGACACACCATCCACGCCCGTAACTCAAAAGGCTGTACGGCCGAGTCGAGAAGCGCTGGCTGACGCGGACAGCGTAGCCGCCGTTGCGCACGCTTTTGGTAGAGACTCTCCCGCGCTTCAGTCTTCTACGGACACGGCAGAGCGCATTTCCACTCCAGTCGATGGTTCAAATGTTGGAAGCAGCAAGGCACAGGCTGGGTCGAATGTTGTGCAAAACCCGAACGAAGCTGACAAGGATGTACCTGCAAAAGACGCACAGGACCGATCGGACTTATCACGAGCTGCAGTAAGCGCACCAGAGAGCGAAACAGACGCCGAGGACAAGGCAGGAAACGCAGGGAACGCAGGGAACGCAGGGAACGCAGGGAACGCAGGGAACGGAACGCCGCGTGGCGGCATCCGCATTGGCAAGGGACCTCCTCCGGCAACACAGGCGAGCGAAGAGCTTCCTTTCGACTTTAATCGGTTTCTGGAACAGATGAAGCACAGGAGCGCTCAGCCCGTTGGCGAGTACGTACGCAGCTTCATCAAGGGTTTCGCCAAAAAGTCATACCGCACGCAGGACCAGATCAAGCTCATCTTTGACTTTCTCAACTTTATCGCTGATCGCATGCGGGAGTGCGACGTGTGGAAGAACCTCGGCGAGACCGAATTTGAAAACGCAAAGGAGGCCATGGAGAAGCTCGTCATGAATCGTCTCTACCCGTACACTTTTACGCCCGCCGTACAAAAGGAGGGCCGCTGGGCGGTACAGACCGACGATCTGGAGCGCGACAGGGTGTTGAAGCAGCGCATCAGTCTGTTCGGCTGGCTCAGCGAGGAACATCTCGACGTTCCTGTAGGCGACCATTCTCGTGGCTTTGTCGAGTTTTCCATCCAGGAGTTGCTCAAAATTAACCATTACAAGGCGCCTCGCGACAAGctcatctgcatcctcaACTGCTGTAAGGTGATTTTTGGCATGATCCGACATCTCTCGTCGCAGGAAAACGCAGACACGTTCATTCCGGTGCTCATCTTTGTGGTGATCAAGGCGAATCCGGACCATCTCATTTCGAATGTCGAGTACATCAGCCGCTTCCGCAATCCGGATCGACTTTCAAGCGAATCGGGCTACTACCTGTCGAGCCTGATGGGAGCGATCGCGTTCATTGAGACGATGGACTACACTTCGCTCAGCAACATTACGCAGGAGGAGTTTGAGAAGCGCGTCGAAGAAGCTgtctcgtcgctgccggaagcggaagcggaagtGGAACCGGAGTTCGCGacaggagcaggagcagggACGGGTGCATCGGGAGTGGGGCTACTGGCTCCGCCCACCACACCTCCACCGAGGGGCGGTCCGTCGCTGTTTGAACCCGCGGAGCATCGGCGGAGTGTCAGTGCTACCAGCGTCTCGGCACCGTCTGGGGCGGGCGAggaggctgccaaggctCTTCCTTTCACACCGATGGCCGCTTCGCTTGCCGACGACACACGTGCGTTTTTCATGCGGACAGGTGAAGCGGCACGCACCGGTCTTAGCCGACCGATGGGCGCACTGGGCAGGTTGATCAATGAGGGGATTGAGGGGATTCGCACaccgagcagcaacgatAGTGGTGCTTCCAGCGAGCGGCCGAACtcgccgatgcagctcgCTGGTGGGAGTGGCGTTGCGTCTGGTGGAAtggcggcatcgacgtcgcgATCGAAACTTTTCGGCGGTCTGTTTGGATCGCTTGACACGTCGGGAGGCGGAGCTCAGACAAGATACGCAGGATACCCAGGGCAGCAAGAAGGACGCAGATCTAGGATGATGATGGACGATGAGCCGCAAACGCCTTCGACGGGCGAATTGCTTCAGGATGGCTTCCATCCGTATCCCGGAGCGCAAAacgctccacctcgactgGTGAGACCACTGATGGCACAGCGAAACCACTCGATGGATGACACGATGTTTGATGACGAGTCGGCAGGCAGACGCAATCTGATGGCCACATCGGCGGCCGGCGGGCGTGGACAACGCGAAGCAGACTACCACTACtacgacgaggacgaggaggaggaggaggacgaggcggatggATCGCGGTCGATGCGCaacacagcagcagccgaggaGCAGACGCGTCGACGCATGCAGATGCAACGTGATTTCGGACGTGGATTCAACGCTGGTGGCGGCGCGACGCCAGCGACGCCAACgcgacgaggaggcgaAGCGGgccaaggacaaggtgGACTACAAGCGGGGCGTCGGGAAGTGAACGCGTTGGAGAAGGCACAGACGGAGGAAGCGATCCAGCGATCACTGGTGGATCAAGAACGGCTGCTGGATGCAGTACAAGCGGATCAGGCAGCACAGAATTCGGCGAGCGTGGAGACACTCCGGTCAATTTTCCCGAGCATGGACGTTGGCGTGATTCAGATGGTGTTGCAAGGATGCGAGGGAAACGTCGAGACAGCGATCGATCGTCTGCTGGAGATGCAGTAG
- a CDS encoding uncharacterized protein (related to CTR3 - high-affinity copper transporter of the plasma membrane) translates to MSSHSGMHGMSGMDMGGGSESAACSMQMLGNWQTINTCILTSSWHVRTEAQFAGTCIGVFLMVFLIETVRRWSREFDRWILERALIERRETRRRTEHLKAEMASRLAEAEPSQHRLTLSQKMNQLDSIFFGIPTSKSSCRQAAIDAMRFRPKMWQQLLRSLLYGVQFTGAYLVMLISMTYNGYIIIAIVLGGIFGHFFSTWDTLGSSHLLDVDQLSHNSEAGVVADPAGVTISPCCQSNANKDSSSVSSESDDNSHLKRHVVTLPDHGYGSGACCV, encoded by the exons ATGAGTTCCCACTCTGGTATGCATGGAATGTCGGGTATGGACATGGGCGGCGGGTCTGAGTCTGCCGCCTGTTCGATGCAAATGCTCGGCAACTGGCAGACTATCAACACCTGCATTCTCACCTCGTCATGGCACGTCAGGACCGAAGCGCAATTCGCCGGCACCTGCATCGGTGTCTTTTTGATGGTATTCTTGATCGAGACGGTGCGACGATGGAGTCGCGAGTTTGACCGATGGATTCTCGAACGTGCTTTGATCGAGCGGAGGGAAACGAGGCGCCGCACCGAGCACCTCAAGGCTGAGATGGCCAGTCGACTGGCTGAAGCAGAGCCATCGCAGCACCGTTTGACGCTGAGCCAAAAGATGAACCAGCTCGATTCCATCTTCTTCGGCATTCCCACTAGCAAGTCTAGCTGCCGACAAGCCGCCATTGACGCGATGCGCTTCCGACCCAAAAtgtggcagcagctcctgCGTTCGCTTTTGTATGGTGTCCAGTTCACTGGTGCT TACCTGGTCATGTTGATTTCCATGACCTACAACGGCTACATTatcatcgccatcgtcctcggcgGCATCTTTGGTCACTTCTTCTCCACATGGGACACACTCGGATCGTCGCACTTGCTTGACGTGGACCAACTCTCGCATAATTCCGAGGCTGGAGTGGTTGCGGATCCAGCTGGGGTTACTATTTCGCCTTGCTGCCAGTCTAACGCTAACAAGGATTCGTCCAGCGTTTCGAGTGAATCTGACGATAACAGCCATCTCAAGCGTCATGTGGTGACACTACCAGACCACGGTTATGGTTCAGGTGCCTGTTGTGTGTAG